The segment GTTATGGTACAACCATCGGAAATGCCTTACGCCGAGTTCTTCTGGCTTCATTACCAGGAGTGGCTGTTATTGGTGCCAAGATTGAAGGCGCAACTCACGAATTTATGGCATTGCCAAATATTAAAGAAGATATTTTAGAAATAATTTTGAATCTTAAGAAAATTCGCTTGCATCTTGATGAAGGTCTTGATGAAGCTCGTTTAGAATTGAAAGCTTTTGGAGAAAAAGTTATTACGGCCGCTGATATTACAAAGCAAGCTGGTGTTGAAATTACTAATCCAGAATCAGTTATTGCCCATTTAACAGATATGGGTGGAAAATTAAATATGGAAATTTTTGTTCGTCGTGGTCTTGGATATGAAACAATTGAGAGCCGTGAGGAAAAAAAGAATGAACTTGGCTATATTGACGTTGATTCAATCTACTCACCAGTTTTCACTGTTGGTTTAGATATTGAAAATGTTCGTGTTGGTAAAATGGTTAACTGGGAAAAATTAATTTTGGATATTGAAACAGATGGCACAATTACTGCTGAAGAAGCTTTTAAAGCAAGTGCTAATATTTTGATTGAACAGTTAAATGCTGTAGTAGCACTTGGTGAACAACCTGCAGAAATGTCTGAGAATGAAGAAGTAGCAACATCTGAAGAAGCTACTGAAGAAGCAGAAGTAGAAACCCCGGCAACAGAAGAAGTTGTTGAAGAAGAAGCTCCTAAGAAAAAAGCTAAAAAAGAAAAGAAATAATATTTTATGCGTCACCGTAATACTGGAAAAATTCTTGATAGAAAAAAAGCACCTCGCGAAATGATGTTGCGGAATTTGGCTGCCAGTGTTTTATTATACGAAAAAGTTAAGACAACCGAGGCCAAAGCAAAAACTGTTCGTTCATTAGTTGAACGTTTGATTACAGTTTCTAAAGCCGGTGATTTAGCAGCTCGCCGTTCTTTGATCAGTACTCTACCTCAACCAATGGCAGTAAAAAAAGCTATGGATGTACTTGGTAGTCGCTATAAAGAACGAGCTGGAGGCTATACCCGTATTGTTAAATTAGGCACCAGAGCTGGTGACGGAGCCTCAATGGTTCAGATCGAACTTGTATAAATATATGCCACATAAACCAATTATTCGAAATAAACATGAAATTGATGCTACTGATATGACTATCGGTCGTTTAGCGACTCGCGTGGCTACGTTGTTACGAGGAAAGCATAAAACAAGTTATCAGCCTCATATTGATGAAGGTGATATGGTTACTATATTAAATATCAGTAAAGTTAAATTTTCAGGAAAAAAACTTTCCCAAAAAGAATATTATAGTTATTCTGGTTATCCTGGTGGATTGAAGACAAAAAAAATGTCCGATATTTTTAAAGAAAAGCCAGGCGATGTTTTAAAGAGAGCTGTTAAGCAGATGCTTCCTCCAACTCGTTTACGTGAAGGAATGATGAAGCGTTTAACTGTTAAATAAGATTATCCTATGACTGAAGTTAAAGCTAAGACAATTAAGAAAGTTGAAAAAATCCCTACATCTTCTCGTTATATTGAAATGATGGGAAAGCGTAAAACAGCTGCTGCTCGTGTTCGTTTGTTTCAATCTGGTTCTGGAAAAATTATTGTTAATGATGTTGATGTAACTGAGTATTTTCCAACCCCAATTGCTCAAACAATTGTTCAAGAACCTTTAAAGTTAACTGCTTTAGAAGGCCAGCTGGATTTTACTATTAGAGTTAAAGGTGGAGGCAAACAAGGTCAAGCAGAAGCTGTTCGTCATGGTATAGCTTGTACATTACTTGCTTTAAATATTGAATTACGACCAATTTTGAAAGCTGAAGGTTGGTTAACTCGTGATGCACGTAAGAAAGAAAGAAAGAAACCAGGTTTGAAAAAAGCCCGTCGAGCACCACAGTGGAGCAAGCGTTAATGAAAAATATTTCTGTAGATTATGTATGAAAAATCCGTTAATAATAGCGGATTTTTTATTTTATTTCTTTTAATTAAACATAGTCTTTTATCTAGGTACAACTGAATAGTCTAGACTAACTAGCGTAGTAGTCCAAAATTTTTTTATATATTAAGAAAAAATCAAATATTGCTACAAGAAAATATGCTATAATATGATTAATTTTAGCCAAAAAAACGTGTATTGACTGTTCTAGTATATTATAATATACTAGAGATAGGTATTTGTAATATAAAATAATAAACATGAACAACGATTTAATACAATATATACAACAGCAGATTAGAACTACTTCAGAAAGAATTAGGAGATATACTCATAGTCCAAGGGGAGAAAAATATCCTCAGCGTTTTATGTTTGTAAAAATTAAACAATATATTGATGGATTTTTAAATAAAACCCAGGATAATAGAATGGTGATTATCCCCGGTTTTAGAGGTGTGGGCAAAACGACATTAATGGCACAAATATGTGAAGCATATTCAAAAAGAATCGAAAATATTTTATTTTTATCAGTGGAAGAAACCTATAGTCTGCTGAATGCTGGAATAAATGATATAGTTTCTGCTTTTGAAAGTGTGGTTGGACAAAGTGTTGATACCATAGAGAAACCGACTTTGATTTTTTTGGATGAGATACAAACTGATCCTAAGTGGGCAGTTAGTTTAAAAATTTTGTTTGATAAAACATCTAATGTATTTTTTTGTTGCACGGGATCTTCTGCAGTTATTTTGCAAACTACAACAAATTTAGCTAGAAGAGCCTTGTTTGAGAGAATGCCACCTATGTCTTTCATAGAGTATGAAATGATTAAAAACCAAACATTTCCCTCAATCGACTTAAAAAATAAAATACGACAAGCTATATATTTTTCAAATTCTGCTGAGGAAGTATTTAATAGTTTAAATGATTTACAAGGAGAGATAAATACGTCTTGGTCAAAAATAAATAGATATGATATTAAAACTTATTTGTCATATGGTACTTTACCTTTTTCGCTCACGATGCCAAATGAGACCGCTGTTTATGATGCTATATCATTATTATTGGATAAAATTATAAAACAAGATTTACCGACTCTTGGGAGTTTTGATCCGGATACACTTGGGGCGGTAAAAAGAATATTATTTGCCATTGCCGAAAACGATACAACCAGCCTTGGTATTTTAGAAGAGAGATTTAAAATAAATCGTTTAACCATATCAAATATTTTTGAAGCACTTGAAAAAGCTGAATTATTGATAAAAGTACCGGCGTACGGATCTAATATGACGGTTGCCAGAAAGCCAAATAAATATTTATTTATGTCGCCAGCGATTAGAATGACTTTCTTTTATTATACGGGTCAAGAGAGCACTTATTTAACCAGGCAGGGAAAGCTATTAGAAGATTCTTTTGCATCTCATCTTTATCGTGAATTTATTTTAAGAAATCAGGGCCTGGTCAGATATGACAGTGCTCAGGGAGGAGCTGATTTTATTCTGCAGATTATGAATAATAAGCAGATTGTGATTGAAGTTGGGATGGGTAGTAAGGATGTAAAGCAAATAGCTACAACTGCAAAAAAAATTAATTCAGATTATAATCTGATTTTTTCAAATTCCGAGTTAAAAATAAACCCAGAATTAAAGACAGTATTTATTCCTTTGGATTATTATTTTTTGATGTAAATCATGGTAATATATTATCTTATACAAAACACCCTTTCCGGGTGTTTTTTTGTTGTATATTTAGCCTCAAAATGATAGTATGAGGCTATATGAAAGGAGTTTTAATTTGTGGATTAGGTAATTTTGGCTATGCGATTTTAAAGCATTTGGATCGTTATAAACGGTCGGAGTATAAGATATATGCCTTTGATCGCAATCCAAAAGTAATGTCCCAGTTACGAAATTTTCGTCGGCATCTGCGGATCAAACCTAATCAGAAAATTTCTAAGGATATTATTCTGCCAACTAATCTAGCAGAGGTGTTTCCTAATATTGATATCCTTATTTTAGCTATCACGGCTTCGTCTATTCCAGAAGTACTTAAGCAGTTAAATGATTTGCCACGTAGACGCAAGAAGCTACTGATCATTAATACTGCCAAGGCCTTGGCGCCTAAAACTGGTGAGCGTTTAGATAAAATTATCGCCGAACAATTAATTCATCCGCATACGTATGTTTATATAGCTGGTGGAACGATAGCTGAAGATTTATATAATTCTCATCCTCTCGGAGCTACCGTGGCTTCAATTAATCTTCATGCTTGTAAACAAGCTGAACATTTATTAGGCTCACGTAATTTTCGTTTATATTCTACTCGTGACGTTGCGGGAACTGAATATTGTGCTGCTTTTAAAAATGTAGTTTCAATATTTGCGGGTATCGTCTCCGGTTTAGGTTGGCCGTATGGTTCAGAAACTTATTTTATTTCCAGATTTAGCAAGGAAGTTGAGCGGTTTGTGCATACAGAGTTGGAGGGTGAGTTAAAAACATTTAGTATGGATAGCCAATGTTGGGGTAATGATTTATGGATGAGTTGTACTGGCAAAACCAGAAACCGTGAATTTGGCTACTTAATTGGCAGGGGATTGTCAGTAGAGCAAGCTTTTCTAAAGATGCAAAAAAGAAAGAAATCAGTTGAAGGCTTGACCACTATTCAAGTCTTGCCAAAATTAGTAAAGAATTTTTCAGCATATCCATTTTTGCAAGTTATGAAACAAATAATATTAGAAAATAAGGATCCAGAAATATCCATTTCCCGTTTGATTGAAAATAAAATTATTTAAGTATGTCCGAAAAAATTTCTAGCATTGCACGCAATACTTCATATTTTACTTTAGCATTAGTAATCCAAAAGATTATTTCTTTGGCTTACTTTACAATCTACGCCCGTGTCTTGGGACCGGCTGATTTGGGCCAATATTACTTTGCTATTTCTATAACTTCAATTTTCTCAATCTTTATTGATTTTGGTTTAGGTAATGTAATTACTAGAGAAGTTGCCAAGCACCCAACAAAAGCTTCTAGTCTTTTTAGTAATGCACTTAGTATTAAATTAATTTTTTCAGTTATTACGATTATTGGTTTAATCGTTTGGACACAAGCTTGGCAATATAATGGGATTACTCGTGATTTAATTTATATAGCTGCCTTGGTAATGATCTTTGATAACTTTACTAACACCTGTTATGCGATTTTACGTGGTTTTCATAATCTAAAGTTTGAAAGTATTGCATCGGTCGGTTTTCAATTTATTGTTTTGGTCTTTAGTTTATTTGTTATTGGTTTCGGATTAGACATCCGTTGGTTAATGATGTCATTAGTAACGGCTAGCCTTGTTAATCTTGGTTATTCAGCATATATAG is part of the Candidatus Falkowbacteria bacterium genome and harbors:
- the rpoA gene encoding DNA-directed RNA polymerase subunit alpha; this encodes MNNIALPKKLSFLPTEDKNRSKAILEPLAPGYGTTIGNALRRVLLASLPGVAVIGAKIEGATHEFMALPNIKEDILEIILNLKKIRLHLDEGLDEARLELKAFGEKVITAADITKQAGVEITNPESVIAHLTDMGGKLNMEIFVRRGLGYETIESREEKKNELGYIDVDSIYSPVFTVGLDIENVRVGKMVNWEKLILDIETDGTITAEEAFKASANILIEQLNAVVALGEQPAEMSENEEVATSEEATEEAEVETPATEEVVEEEAPKKKAKKEKK
- the rplQ gene encoding 50S ribosomal protein L17 — protein: MRHRNTGKILDRKKAPREMMLRNLAASVLLYEKVKTTEAKAKTVRSLVERLITVSKAGDLAARRSLISTLPQPMAVKKAMDVLGSRYKERAGGYTRIVKLGTRAGDGASMVQIELV
- the rplM gene encoding 50S ribosomal protein L13, producing MPHKPIIRNKHEIDATDMTIGRLATRVATLLRGKHKTSYQPHIDEGDMVTILNISKVKFSGKKLSQKEYYSYSGYPGGLKTKKMSDIFKEKPGDVLKRAVKQMLPPTRLREGMMKRLTVK
- the rpsI gene encoding 30S ribosomal protein S9, whose translation is MMGKRKTAAARVRLFQSGSGKIIVNDVDVTEYFPTPIAQTIVQEPLKLTALEGQLDFTIRVKGGGKQGQAEAVRHGIACTLLALNIELRPILKAEGWLTRDARKKERKKPGLKKARRAPQWSKR
- a CDS encoding ATP-binding protein → MNNDLIQYIQQQIRTTSERIRRYTHSPRGEKYPQRFMFVKIKQYIDGFLNKTQDNRMVIIPGFRGVGKTTLMAQICEAYSKRIENILFLSVEETYSLLNAGINDIVSAFESVVGQSVDTIEKPTLIFLDEIQTDPKWAVSLKILFDKTSNVFFCCTGSSAVILQTTTNLARRALFERMPPMSFIEYEMIKNQTFPSIDLKNKIRQAIYFSNSAEEVFNSLNDLQGEINTSWSKINRYDIKTYLSYGTLPFSLTMPNETAVYDAISLLLDKIIKQDLPTLGSFDPDTLGAVKRILFAIAENDTTSLGILEERFKINRLTISNIFEALEKAELLIKVPAYGSNMTVARKPNKYLFMSPAIRMTFFYYTGQESTYLTRQGKLLEDSFASHLYREFILRNQGLVRYDSAQGGADFILQIMNNKQIVIEVGMGSKDVKQIATTAKKINSDYNLIFSNSELKINPELKTVFIPLDYYFLM
- a CDS encoding NAD(P)-binding domain-containing protein yields the protein MKGVLICGLGNFGYAILKHLDRYKRSEYKIYAFDRNPKVMSQLRNFRRHLRIKPNQKISKDIILPTNLAEVFPNIDILILAITASSIPEVLKQLNDLPRRRKKLLIINTAKALAPKTGERLDKIIAEQLIHPHTYVYIAGGTIAEDLYNSHPLGATVASINLHACKQAEHLLGSRNFRLYSTRDVAGTEYCAAFKNVVSIFAGIVSGLGWPYGSETYFISRFSKEVERFVHTELEGELKTFSMDSQCWGNDLWMSCTGKTRNREFGYLIGRGLSVEQAFLKMQKRKKSVEGLTTIQVLPKLVKNFSAYPFLQVMKQIILENKDPEISISRLIENKII